A section of the Pimelobacter simplex genome encodes:
- the lysA gene encoding diaminopimelate decarboxylase — protein MTHEAGWAHAPGALRGPAWLQAPADVNTLVPQLWSATAHKTESGDLVVGGLPIADLVAEHNTPAYVLDEDDFRGRARAFRDAFADYDVYYAGKAFLSVAVARWVAEEGLHLDVCSAGELTVALRAGVEPARIGYHGNNKTVAELRRAVSAGVGRIIVDSFQEVERLAMVAADTGLPARAMVRVTAGVEAHTHEYIATAHEDQKFGFSITSGDAFDAVRRLHEAPGVELLGLHSHIGSQIFDSAGFEVAARRVLGLHARVATELGAVMPEMDLGGGFGIAYTTQDDPREPAQLAAELTAIVDHECRALDVARPRLSIEPGRAIVGPAMCTVYTVGTVKQVTLDAGAVRTYVSVDGGMSDNIRTALYDADYSCTLAGRRSEATPVLARVVGKHCEAGDIVVRDEFLPGDIAPGDLLAVPGTGAYCRSMASNYNHALRPPVIAVKDGVARVIVRRETEDDLLATDLG, from the coding sequence ATGACCCACGAGGCCGGCTGGGCGCACGCGCCCGGCGCCCTGCGCGGACCTGCCTGGCTCCAGGCGCCCGCCGACGTCAACACCCTGGTGCCGCAGCTGTGGTCGGCGACCGCGCACAAGACCGAGAGCGGTGACCTGGTCGTCGGCGGGCTGCCGATCGCGGACCTGGTCGCCGAGCACAACACCCCGGCGTACGTCCTCGACGAGGACGACTTCCGGGGCCGGGCGCGCGCCTTCCGCGACGCCTTCGCCGACTACGACGTCTACTACGCCGGCAAGGCGTTCCTCTCCGTCGCGGTCGCCCGCTGGGTTGCCGAGGAGGGTCTGCACCTCGACGTGTGCTCGGCCGGTGAGCTGACCGTCGCGCTGCGCGCGGGCGTCGAGCCGGCCCGGATCGGCTACCACGGCAACAACAAGACCGTCGCCGAGCTGCGCCGTGCGGTCTCCGCCGGGGTCGGGCGGATCATCGTCGACTCCTTCCAGGAGGTCGAGCGGCTCGCGATGGTCGCCGCCGACACCGGGCTCCCGGCGCGCGCCATGGTCCGGGTGACCGCCGGCGTCGAGGCGCACACCCACGAGTACATCGCGACCGCCCACGAGGACCAGAAGTTCGGCTTCTCGATCACCTCCGGCGACGCCTTCGACGCCGTACGACGCCTCCACGAGGCCCCCGGCGTCGAGCTGCTCGGCCTGCATTCCCACATCGGCAGCCAGATCTTCGACTCCGCCGGCTTCGAGGTCGCGGCCCGCCGCGTCCTCGGCCTGCACGCCCGCGTGGCCACCGAGCTCGGCGCGGTCATGCCCGAGATGGACCTCGGCGGCGGCTTCGGCATCGCCTACACGACCCAGGACGACCCGCGCGAGCCCGCCCAGCTCGCCGCCGAGCTCACCGCGATCGTCGACCACGAGTGCCGCGCCCTCGACGTCGCCCGCCCGCGGCTCTCGATCGAGCCCGGCCGCGCGATCGTCGGCCCGGCGATGTGCACCGTCTACACCGTCGGCACGGTCAAGCAGGTCACCCTCGACGCCGGCGCCGTGCGCACCTACGTCAGCGTCGACGGCGGGATGAGCGACAACATCCGCACCGCGCTCTACGACGCCGACTACTCCTGCACCCTGGCCGGCCGCCGCTCCGAGGCCACCCCGGTGCTCGCCCGCGTCGTCGGCAAGCACTGCGAGGCCGGCGACATCGTCGTGCGCGACGAGTTCCTGCCCGGCGACATCGCCCCCGGCGACCTGCTCGCCGTGCCCGGCACCGGCGCCTACTGCCGCTCGATGGCCTCCAACTACAACCACGCGCTGCGCCCGCCGGTGATCGCGGTCAAGGACGGCGTCGCGCGCGTCATCGTGCGCCGCGAGACCGAGGACGACCTGCTCGCGACCGACCTCGGCTGA
- a CDS encoding zinc-binding dehydrogenase produces MHAIRHHAFGPADVLRLEQLPDLDPAPGQVRIAVEAAGVHLLDTSIRAGESFGAGEPPELPVVPGREVAGYVDRVGAGVDPAWMGQRVVAHLGFAGGGYADQAVVAADRAYVLPDALDAPTAVAAIGTGRTAAAILELADLTPNDIVAVTSAAGGLGVLLLQGVRHVGAVALGVAGGPAKVALAARHGADPSLDRHDPDWRAQVPDLTLVLDGVGGEVGQALYDRLAPGGRLVRYGWAAGVQNAYDDPERRVVDVLGPPIMSRLAEFESAALDAAADGTRVPYVGSVFPLADAAAAHRALETSAVTGKVVLVVDRPAR; encoded by the coding sequence ATGCACGCGATCCGCCACCACGCCTTCGGGCCCGCCGACGTCCTCCGCCTCGAGCAGCTGCCCGACCTCGACCCCGCGCCCGGTCAGGTGCGGATCGCGGTCGAGGCGGCCGGCGTCCACCTGCTCGACACCTCGATCCGGGCGGGGGAGTCGTTCGGTGCGGGGGAGCCGCCGGAGCTGCCCGTCGTACCGGGTCGCGAGGTCGCCGGGTACGTCGACCGGGTCGGTGCCGGCGTCGACCCGGCCTGGATGGGGCAGCGCGTGGTGGCGCACCTCGGCTTCGCCGGCGGTGGGTACGCCGACCAGGCGGTCGTCGCCGCCGACCGCGCCTACGTCCTGCCCGACGCGCTCGACGCCCCGACCGCGGTGGCCGCGATCGGCACCGGCCGCACCGCCGCCGCGATCCTCGAGCTCGCCGACCTCACTCCCAACGACATCGTCGCGGTGACCTCCGCGGCGGGCGGGCTCGGCGTCCTGCTGCTCCAGGGGGTGCGTCATGTGGGTGCGGTCGCGCTCGGGGTCGCGGGCGGCCCGGCCAAGGTCGCGCTCGCCGCCCGGCACGGTGCGGACCCGTCGCTGGACCGGCACGACCCCGACTGGCGCGCGCAGGTGCCCGACCTGACGCTCGTCCTCGACGGGGTGGGCGGCGAGGTCGGTCAGGCGCTCTACGACCGGCTCGCGCCGGGCGGCCGGCTGGTCCGCTACGGGTGGGCGGCCGGCGTCCAGAACGCCTACGACGACCCGGAGCGCCGGGTGGTCGACGTGCTCGGCCCGCCCATCATGAGCCGGCTCGCGGAGTTCGAGAGCGCGGCGCTCGACGCGGCCGCCGACGGGACCCGGGTGCCGTACGTCGGCTCGGTGTTCCCGCTCGCCGACGCCGCGGCCGCCCACCGCGCCCTCGAGACGTCCGCCGTGACCGGCAAGGTCGTCCTGGTGGTCGATCGGCCCGCACGGTGA
- the thrC gene encoding threonine synthase: MSSTANGQWRGVIEEYRELLDIPQDTPAVTLREGGTPLVHSGWLSGLTGAEVWLKVEGNNPTGSFKDRGMTTALSVAVHEGAKAVVCASTGNTSASMAAYAAKAGVTPIVLVPEGKISAGKMAQAVLHGSQVIQVRGNFDDCLRMAREMAWKYPVALVNSVNPARLEGQKTAAFEIVDFLGDAPDFHLLPVGNAGNISAYWLGYTQYAALGRATKRPVMRGFQAEGAAPLVTGEPFPEPETAATAIRIGNPASWKLAEAARDESGGRFAAVSDAQILAAQKALAANDGVFVEPASAAGIAGLLAELAAGESYAGATVAVTVTGHGLKDIATALDGLVLPDTVVDADVDAAAHAAGL, encoded by the coding sequence GTGAGCAGTACCGCCAACGGACAGTGGCGTGGCGTCATCGAGGAGTACCGCGAGCTCCTCGACATCCCCCAGGACACCCCCGCGGTCACGCTGCGTGAGGGCGGTACCCCGCTGGTCCACTCCGGGTGGCTCTCCGGGCTGACCGGCGCCGAGGTGTGGCTCAAGGTCGAGGGCAACAACCCGACCGGGTCGTTCAAGGACCGCGGGATGACGACCGCGCTGTCGGTCGCCGTCCACGAGGGCGCCAAGGCCGTGGTCTGCGCCTCGACCGGCAACACGTCGGCCTCGATGGCCGCCTACGCCGCCAAGGCCGGTGTCACCCCGATCGTGCTCGTGCCCGAGGGCAAGATCTCCGCGGGCAAGATGGCCCAGGCGGTGCTGCACGGCTCCCAGGTCATCCAGGTCCGCGGCAACTTCGACGACTGCCTGCGGATGGCGCGCGAGATGGCGTGGAAGTACCCCGTCGCCCTGGTCAACTCGGTCAACCCGGCCCGGCTCGAGGGCCAGAAGACGGCCGCCTTCGAGATCGTCGACTTCCTCGGCGATGCTCCGGACTTCCACCTGCTGCCGGTCGGCAACGCGGGCAACATCTCGGCCTACTGGCTCGGCTACACGCAGTACGCCGCGCTCGGCCGCGCCACCAAGCGCCCGGTCATGCGCGGGTTCCAGGCCGAGGGGGCCGCGCCGCTGGTGACCGGCGAGCCGTTCCCCGAGCCGGAGACCGCGGCGACCGCGATCCGGATCGGCAACCCGGCCTCCTGGAAGCTCGCCGAGGCCGCGCGCGACGAGTCCGGCGGCCGCTTCGCCGCCGTCTCCGACGCCCAGATCCTCGCCGCCCAGAAGGCGCTCGCCGCCAACGACGGCGTCTTCGTCGAGCCCGCCTCGGCGGCCGGCATCGCCGGGCTGCTCGCCGAGCTGGCCGCGGGGGAGAGCTACGCCGGCGCGACCGTCGCGGTCACCGTCACCGGGCACGGCCTCAAGGACATCGCCACCGCTCTCGACGGCCTGGTCCTCCCGGACACCGTCGTGGACGCCGACGTCGACGCCGCCGCCCACGCGGCCGGACTCTGA
- a CDS encoding homoserine dehydrogenase, which yields MNSPLKVAVLGCGSVGSQVVRLLGEQADDLAARVGARVELVGVAVRRLDAAREVDVPADLLTTDAAALVAREDVDVVIEVIGGIEPARSLILSALENGASVVTANKALLAEDGPTLFEAAEKAGRDLYYEAAVAGAIPILRPLRESLAGDKVTRVLGIVNGTTNFILDKMDTSGAGFADALEEAQALGYAEADPTADVEGFDAAAKAAILASLAFHSRVTAADVHREGITDVSAGDVRSAREMDSVVKLLAIAELRPGADGDDAVSVRVHPAMIPRSHPLASVREAYNAVFVESEAAGQLMFYGPGAGGSPTASAVLGDLVTVARNHRQGTRGVGESAYADRAVLPMGETRTRYHVAIDVDDRAGVLAAVALAFAEQGVSIQTVRQEGRGNDAQLVVVSHEATDAALAATVEHLRGMEIVREVTSVMRVEGAEE from the coding sequence GTGAACAGTCCTCTCAAGGTTGCCGTGCTCGGCTGCGGATCCGTCGGGTCGCAGGTGGTGCGGCTCCTCGGCGAGCAGGCCGACGACCTGGCGGCGCGGGTCGGGGCCCGGGTGGAGCTGGTCGGCGTCGCCGTACGCCGGCTCGACGCTGCCCGCGAGGTCGACGTCCCGGCCGATCTGCTCACCACCGACGCCGCGGCGCTCGTCGCCCGCGAGGACGTCGACGTCGTGATCGAGGTGATCGGCGGCATCGAGCCGGCCCGCTCGCTCATCCTCTCCGCGCTCGAGAACGGCGCCTCGGTGGTCACCGCCAACAAGGCGCTGCTCGCCGAGGACGGCCCGACGCTCTTCGAGGCCGCCGAGAAGGCCGGTCGCGACCTCTACTACGAGGCCGCCGTGGCCGGTGCCATCCCGATCCTGCGCCCGCTGCGCGAGTCCCTCGCCGGCGACAAGGTGACTCGGGTGCTCGGCATCGTCAACGGCACTACCAACTTCATCCTCGACAAGATGGACACCTCCGGCGCCGGCTTCGCCGACGCGCTCGAGGAGGCCCAGGCGCTCGGCTACGCCGAGGCCGACCCCACCGCCGACGTCGAGGGCTTCGACGCCGCGGCCAAGGCCGCGATCCTGGCCAGCCTGGCGTTCCACTCGCGGGTCACCGCGGCCGACGTCCACCGCGAGGGCATCACCGACGTCTCGGCCGGCGACGTGCGCTCCGCGCGCGAGATGGACAGCGTCGTCAAGCTGCTCGCCATCGCCGAGCTGCGCCCCGGTGCCGACGGCGACGACGCCGTCAGCGTGCGCGTGCACCCGGCGATGATCCCGCGCTCGCACCCGCTGGCCAGCGTCCGCGAGGCCTACAACGCCGTCTTCGTCGAGTCCGAGGCGGCCGGCCAGCTCATGTTCTACGGCCCCGGTGCCGGCGGCTCGCCGACCGCGAGCGCCGTCCTCGGCGACCTCGTCACGGTCGCCCGCAACCACCGTCAGGGCACCCGCGGCGTCGGCGAGTCGGCGTACGCCGACCGGGCCGTGCTGCCCATGGGCGAGACCCGCACCCGCTACCACGTCGCCATCGACGTCGACGACCGCGCGGGCGTGCTGGCGGCGGTGGCCCTGGCCTTCGCCGAGCAGGGTGTCTCGATCCAGACCGTCCGCCAGGAGGGCCGGGGCAACGACGCCCAGCTCGTCGTCGTCTCGCACGAGGCCACGGACGCGGCGCTCGCCGCCACCGTGGAGCACCTGCGAGGCATGGAGATCGTGCGCGAGGTCACCTCGGTGATGCGCGTCGAGGGAGCAGAAGAGTGA
- the soxR gene encoding redox-sensitive transcriptional activator SoxR, with the protein MTEMNRELRSHDLTPGDVSRRAGVAISALHFYEREGLIESIRTAGNQRRYHRDVLRRVAFIRVSQSVGISLSDIRAALATLPEGRTPTKADWARLSRGWRTELEDRIAQLQKLRDTLDDCIGCGCLSMRSCALANPGDVLEKYGDGPVRLLGRS; encoded by the coding sequence ATGACCGAGATGAACCGCGAGCTCCGCAGCCACGACCTGACCCCCGGCGACGTGTCCCGGCGCGCCGGCGTCGCCATCTCCGCCCTGCACTTCTACGAGCGCGAGGGCCTGATCGAGAGCATCCGCACCGCCGGCAACCAACGCCGCTACCACCGCGACGTGCTGCGCCGGGTCGCCTTCATCCGGGTCTCGCAGAGCGTCGGGATCTCGCTGTCCGACATCCGCGCCGCCCTCGCCACGCTCCCCGAGGGACGTACGCCGACCAAGGCCGACTGGGCGCGGCTCTCCCGCGGCTGGCGCACCGAGCTGGAGGACCGCATCGCCCAGCTGCAGAAGCTGCGCGACACCCTCGACGACTGCATCGGCTGCGGCTGCCTGTCGATGCGCTCGTGCGCGCTGGCCAACCCTGGCGACGTCCTGGAGAAGTACGGCGACGGGCCGGTCCGGCTGCTCGGGCGCAGCTGA
- the argS gene encoding arginine--tRNA ligase has product MTPAQLSTTIVDALQALVAQGSLTLPDGVPAEVTVERPRQKGHGDYATNVALQLAKKAGTNPRALGEQLAEQLRAADGISGVELAGPGFLNISVEAGAQGKVAADVVAAGTAYGRTDTLAGQRINVEFISANPTGPLHLGHTRWAVLGDAIARVLGAAGAEVTREFYINDRGVQMNNFAASIIAAALGQPKPDDGYAGAYVEDLAKAVGEASPGIFDLEGDERLAAVRAKGYELQLKEQQDQLDMFNTHFDVWFSELSLHESGSVPETLASLKEKGHVFEDGGALWMRTTDYGDDKDRVLIKSDGELTYFASDTAYYLNKRARGFDRCIYLLGADHHGYVGRLRAMAACAGDDPAQTLEVLIGQLVKIMQDGEELKLSKRKGTIVTLDELAQEIGVDALRYSLARYPADSPLVLDVAEITKATNDNPVHYVQYAHARTCRMLANAADLGMTLPEGDAFDPSLLDHERDGELLRALAEFPRVVASAAELREPHRIARYLEDTASVFNKWYDTKECRMLPQGDEPVGPANLARMVLVVATQTVIANGLDLLGVSAPERM; this is encoded by the coding sequence GTGACTCCGGCCCAGCTCTCCACCACCATCGTCGACGCCCTCCAGGCGCTCGTCGCGCAGGGTTCGCTGACCCTGCCCGACGGCGTCCCTGCCGAGGTGACGGTGGAGCGACCCCGGCAGAAGGGGCACGGCGACTACGCCACCAACGTGGCGCTCCAGCTGGCCAAGAAGGCGGGCACCAACCCGCGGGCGCTGGGCGAGCAGCTCGCCGAGCAGCTGCGGGCCGCTGACGGGATCAGCGGGGTCGAGCTGGCGGGGCCGGGCTTCCTCAACATCTCCGTCGAGGCGGGAGCGCAGGGCAAGGTGGCGGCCGACGTCGTCGCGGCCGGTACGGCGTACGGGCGCACGGACACCCTCGCCGGCCAGCGGATCAACGTCGAGTTCATCTCGGCCAACCCGACCGGTCCGCTCCACCTCGGGCACACCCGGTGGGCGGTGCTCGGCGACGCGATCGCGCGGGTGCTGGGGGCTGCGGGCGCCGAGGTGACCCGGGAGTTCTACATCAACGACCGTGGCGTGCAGATGAACAACTTCGCCGCCTCGATCATCGCGGCGGCGCTGGGGCAGCCCAAGCCCGACGACGGGTACGCCGGCGCCTACGTCGAGGACCTGGCCAAGGCCGTCGGCGAGGCCAGCCCGGGCATCTTCGACCTCGAGGGTGACGAGCGGCTGGCGGCGGTGCGGGCCAAGGGCTACGAGCTGCAGCTCAAGGAGCAGCAGGACCAGCTCGACATGTTCAACACCCACTTCGACGTGTGGTTCTCCGAGCTGTCCCTGCACGAGTCCGGGTCGGTGCCCGAGACGCTGGCCAGCCTCAAGGAGAAGGGCCACGTCTTCGAGGACGGCGGCGCGCTCTGGATGCGCACCACCGACTACGGCGACGACAAGGACCGCGTCCTCATCAAGTCCGACGGCGAGCTGACCTACTTCGCCTCCGACACCGCCTACTACCTCAACAAGCGGGCGCGGGGCTTCGACCGCTGCATCTACCTGCTCGGCGCCGACCACCACGGGTACGTCGGCCGGTTGCGCGCGATGGCGGCCTGCGCCGGCGACGACCCGGCCCAGACGCTCGAGGTGCTGATCGGCCAGCTGGTCAAGATCATGCAGGACGGCGAGGAGCTCAAGCTCTCCAAGCGCAAGGGCACGATCGTCACCCTCGACGAGCTCGCCCAGGAGATCGGCGTCGACGCGCTGCGCTACTCGCTCGCGCGCTACCCGGCCGACTCGCCGCTGGTGCTCGACGTCGCCGAGATCACCAAGGCGACCAACGACAACCCGGTCCACTACGTGCAGTACGCCCACGCCCGTACCTGCCGGATGCTCGCCAACGCCGCCGACCTCGGCATGACGCTGCCCGAGGGCGACGCGTTCGACCCGAGCCTGCTCGACCACGAGCGCGACGGCGAGCTGCTGCGCGCGCTCGCGGAGTTCCCGCGGGTGGTCGCGAGCGCCGCCGAGCTGCGCGAGCCGCACCGGATCGCCCGCTACCTCGAGGACACCGCGTCGGTGTTCAACAAGTGGTACGACACCAAGGAGTGCCGGATGCTGCCCCAGGGCGACGAGCCGGTCGGTCCGGCCAACCTCGCCCGGATGGTGCTCGTCGTGGCGACCCAGACCGTGATCGCCAACGGCCTCGACCTGCTCGGCGTCTCCGCGCCCGAGCGCATGTGA
- a CDS encoding MFS transporter: MTAVAPVPVESPWRGRHGRTTVGVFSLAFLFAFEALAVATVMPDIADELDGLRWYAVAFAAPLAAAVVALPVTGAAVDRLGPGPALRRGLVVFCAGVVLAGLAPSMPLFLLGRLVHGYGGGVLGVALYVLIAQAYPERLRPRVFAVLTMGWVLPALVGPVVAAWVAATVGWRWVFLGVPVLAVAAWLLVADAPSAAGTSAARPTRLPFALLAAGGVLLVSVAGQRSLPLWPVLVAVGGAAIVAGGGRLLPPRVWTLRAGLPAVLGTRAAVGTAFAAAEVYLPLLLTLERGLSLTQAGWVLTVGALTWSGGAVLAARWARLADQPGRVRLGAALLALGIGGFALVAIPGVPLVVPVLAWGCAGFGIGLAFPTLSVLALATAGPDRAGEVSSSLQLSDYLANSAGVALGGVLFAGFAETAPVPAATALVVAAAVLGALALVPARRLEA, encoded by the coding sequence GTGACCGCGGTCGCCCCGGTCCCGGTGGAGTCACCGTGGCGGGGACGGCACGGGCGCACCACGGTCGGCGTCTTCTCGCTCGCCTTCCTCTTCGCCTTCGAGGCGCTCGCCGTCGCCACGGTGATGCCCGACATCGCCGACGAGCTCGACGGCCTGCGCTGGTACGCCGTCGCCTTCGCCGCCCCGCTGGCCGCCGCCGTCGTGGCGCTGCCCGTCACGGGCGCCGCCGTCGACCGGCTCGGACCCGGCCCGGCGCTGCGCCGCGGCCTGGTCGTGTTCTGCGCCGGCGTGGTGCTCGCCGGGCTCGCCCCGAGCATGCCGCTGTTCCTGCTCGGCCGCCTCGTCCACGGGTACGGCGGCGGCGTCCTCGGTGTCGCCCTCTACGTCCTCATCGCCCAGGCCTACCCGGAGCGGCTGCGCCCGCGGGTGTTCGCGGTCCTCACGATGGGCTGGGTGCTGCCCGCGCTGGTCGGCCCGGTGGTCGCGGCGTGGGTGGCCGCCACGGTCGGCTGGCGGTGGGTCTTCCTCGGGGTCCCCGTGCTCGCGGTCGCGGCCTGGCTGCTCGTCGCCGACGCGCCCTCCGCGGCCGGGACCAGCGCCGCCCGGCCGACCCGGCTGCCGTTCGCGCTGTTGGCCGCGGGCGGGGTGCTGCTGGTGAGCGTCGCCGGCCAGCGGTCGCTGCCGCTGTGGCCGGTCCTCGTCGCGGTCGGTGGCGCGGCGATCGTCGCCGGGGGAGGGCGGCTGCTCCCACCACGGGTGTGGACGCTGAGGGCCGGGCTGCCCGCCGTGCTCGGCACCCGCGCGGCCGTGGGGACGGCGTTCGCCGCGGCCGAGGTCTACCTCCCGCTCCTGCTCACGCTCGAGCGCGGCCTCAGCCTCACCCAGGCCGGCTGGGTGCTCACCGTCGGCGCCCTGACCTGGTCCGGTGGCGCGGTGCTCGCCGCCCGGTGGGCCCGGCTCGCCGACCAGCCCGGACGGGTCCGGCTCGGGGCGGCGCTGCTCGCGCTGGGGATCGGCGGCTTCGCGCTCGTGGCGATCCCGGGGGTGCCGCTCGTCGTACCGGTGCTGGCGTGGGGGTGCGCCGGCTTCGGCATCGGCCTGGCGTTCCCGACCCTGTCGGTGCTCGCGCTGGCCACCGCCGGACCGGACCGGGCCGGCGAGGTCTCCTCGTCCCTGCAGCTCAGCGACTACCTCGCCAACAGCGCCGGCGTCGCGCTCGGCGGCGTCCTGTTCGCGGGCTTCGCCGAGACCGCGCCCGTCCCGGCGGCCACCGCACTGGTCGTCGCGGCGGCCGTCCTGGGGGCGCTCGCGCTCGTCCCGGCCCGCCGGCTGGAGGCGTGA
- the thrB gene encoding homoserine kinase — MTFVAGPVRVRVPATSANLGPGFDTLGLALDLRDELEAEVLADGLVVEVTGHGAGAVPLDERHLVVRAMRATFDRLGKQPTGLRLTCTNVIPHARGLGSSSAAIVGGVWLARELVAGGRLLLDDAALLDLAAQLEGHPDNVAPALLGGFVISGQDADGGFWAVPAGVDPRISAVVFVPADPLSTEAARGLLPAAVPHADAAANAGRAALLVAALSGRPEELLRATEDRLHQDYRRPAMPASLALVDALRADGVPAVVSGAGPTVLAFADGLGTAATEALLARCPDGWDARALMLSSTGAVVVH, encoded by the coding sequence ATGACCTTCGTCGCCGGCCCCGTGCGCGTCCGGGTGCCCGCCACGTCGGCGAACCTCGGCCCCGGCTTCGACACCCTCGGGCTCGCGCTCGACCTGCGCGACGAGCTCGAGGCCGAGGTGCTGGCCGACGGCCTCGTCGTCGAGGTCACCGGGCACGGCGCGGGTGCGGTCCCGCTCGACGAGCGGCACCTCGTCGTCCGGGCGATGCGGGCGACCTTCGACCGCCTCGGCAAGCAGCCCACCGGCCTGCGCCTGACCTGCACCAACGTCATCCCGCACGCCCGCGGCCTCGGCTCGTCCTCGGCCGCCATCGTCGGCGGCGTCTGGCTGGCCCGCGAGCTCGTCGCCGGCGGCCGGCTGCTGCTCGACGACGCCGCGCTGCTCGACCTCGCCGCCCAGCTCGAGGGTCACCCCGACAACGTCGCTCCGGCCCTGCTCGGCGGCTTCGTGATCTCCGGCCAGGACGCCGACGGCGGCTTCTGGGCCGTCCCGGCCGGCGTCGACCCGCGGATCAGCGCGGTCGTCTTCGTCCCCGCCGACCCCCTCTCCACCGAGGCCGCCCGCGGCCTGCTGCCCGCCGCGGTCCCGCACGCGGACGCCGCCGCCAACGCCGGCCGCGCCGCCCTCCTCGTCGCCGCCCTCTCCGGCCGGCCCGAGGAGCTGCTGCGCGCCACCGAGGACCGGCTGCACCAGGACTACCGCCGCCCGGCCATGCCCGCGAGCCTCGCGCTGGTCGACGCGCTCCGCGCGGACGGCGTACCGGCGGTCGTGTCGGGCGCCGGCCCCACCGTCCTCGCCTTCGCCGACGGCCTCGGCACCGCCGCCACCGAAGCCCTGCTCGCGCGCTGCCCCGACGGCTGGGACGCGCGCGCCCTGATGCTCAGCAGCACGGGTGCCGTGGTGGTACATTGA